The following is a genomic window from Betaproteobacteria bacterium.
CGCCACGGTTTCCTGTCGTCCTATGAAGCCTTCGTGCACGTGATCGACTCCATGTTCAACCAGCACGCGAAATGGCTCGAGGTCTGCAACCATCTCTCGTGGCGTGAAGAGATCGCATCGCTCAATCTGCTCGTCACCTCCACCGTCTGGCGCCAGGATCACAACGGCTTCACCCATCAGGATCCGGGCTTTCTCGACGTGGTCGTGAACAAGAGCGCGCGCGTGTGCCGCATCTACCTGCCGCCGGATGCGAACTGCCTGCTGTCGGTGGCCGATCACTGCCTGCGCTCCGAGAACTACGTGAACGTCATCGTGGCGGACAAGCAGTCGCACCTGCAGTACCTGGATATGGAGCAGGCGATCATCCACTGCACCAAGGGCATCGGCATCTGGCGCCAGGCGAGCAACGACGAGGGCGAGGAGCCGGACGTGGTGATGTGCTCGGCCGGCGACATACCGACGCTCGAGGCGCTGGCGGCGACCGCCCTGCTGCGCGCCGAGTTTCCCGACCTCAAGATCCGCTTCGTCAACGTTGTCGATCTCTTCAAGCTGCAGCCCGATACCGAGCATCCGCATGGCCTGTCGGACCGCGACTTCGACAGCCTTTTCACTGTCGACCGCCCCGTCATCTTCAACTTCCACGGCTATCCGTGGCTGATCCACCGCCTCGCCTATCGGCGCACGAATCACCACAACCTGCACGTGCGCGGCTACAAGGAGCGCGGCAACATCAACACGCCGCTCGAACTCGCGATCAACAACCAGATCGACCGCTTCAGCCTCGCCATCGATGTGATCGACCGCGTGCCGCGGCTGCGTGTGGCCGGTGCGCACGCCAAGGAGAAGTTCCGCAACATGCAGATCGAATGCCGCAACTACGCGCACGAGCACGGCATCGATCGCGCCGACATGGCGGACTGGACCTGGCCGTACTGACGGTAAGCGCGCATCCTCGGTGGCTTCACGAAAACGGATCATGACCTCGCACCCGATCGTGTTTCTGGTCGACGTCGACAACACCCTGCTCGACAACGACGGCCTGCAGCAGGACATCAAACAGCACCTCGAGCAGCGGTTCGGACCGGCCTGCCGCGACCGCTACTGGACCATCCAGGAGGAACGCTTCGCCCGGCTCGGCTATCGTGACTACCTTGGTGCGCTGCAGCAGTACCGTGGCGAGCACCCGAACGAGGTCGAGTTCCTGTCGATGGCGTCGTTCCTCGTCGATTACCCGTTTCGCGATCGGTTGTTTCCCGGTGCGTTTGAGGTGCTCGAACGCTTCCAGAGTTGGGGAAGGACGGTTATCCTTTCGGACGGCGACGTGGTGTTCCAGCCGCGCAAGGTCGAGCGATCCGGCCTGTCGGACGCAGTCGATGGCCACGTGCTCATCTACATTCACAAGGAGCAGTCGCTCGATGACGTGTCGCGCCGTTATCCTGCCGCTCACTACGTGCTGGTGGACGACAAGCTGCGCATCCTCACCGCGGTCAAGCAGATCTGGGGTGAGCGGGTGACGACGATCTTCCCGCGCCAGGGGCAGTTCGCACGCGAGCAGGTGGTGGCACGCTATCCCGCCGCGGACCTGAGCGTCGATCACATCGGCGAGTTGCTCGATCTCGATCTGCCCGCCTACATTGCGGGCCGTCCGCTGACGGCCTGTTAACCGATTCTCAGAGGTGGCACATGAAAGCGACGCAAGCGCTGCACGACGCCGGCCAGAGTCTCTGGCTCGACAACATCACGCGCGACCTGTTGACGAGCGGTACGCTCAAGCGCTACATCGACGAATGGTCGGTCACCGGGCTCACGTCGAATCCGACGATCTTCGATCAGGCCGTCAAGGGCAGCACCTCCTACGACAACGCGATCCGCGACCTGCTGAAGGGTGGCAAGTCGGGCGAGGCGCTCTTCTTCGAACTCGCACTGGAAGACATCACCGCCGCGGCAGATCTCTTTCACCCGGTCCACGAGCGTACGGCCGGCGTCGACGGCTGGGTGTCGCTGGAAGTATCACCGCTCCTCGCATACGACACCAAGACCACCCTGGCCGAAGCGAAAGACCTGCACGCTCGGGCCGGCCGGCACAACCTGTTCATCAAGATTCCGGGCACGAAGGAAGGGCTGCCGGCGATCGAGGAGGCGATCTTCGCCGGCGTGCCGATCAACGTGACGCTGCTTTTCTCGCGCGAGCACTACCTCGCGGCGGCGGAGGCCTATCTGCGAGGCATCGAGCGGCGCATCGCAGCCGGACTCAACCCTGACGTGGCTTCGGTGGCGTCGCTCTTCATCAGCCGCTGGGACGTGGCGGTGGCCGGCAAGGTGCCGGCCGAACTCACCAACCGGCTCGGCATCGCGGTCGGCATGCAGGCGTACAAAGCCTACTGCGAACTCATCGCCA
Proteins encoded in this region:
- a CDS encoding phosphoketolase — encoded protein: RHGFLSSYEAFVHVIDSMFNQHAKWLEVCNHLSWREEIASLNLLVTSTVWRQDHNGFTHQDPGFLDVVVNKSARVCRIYLPPDANCLLSVADHCLRSENYVNVIVADKQSHLQYLDMEQAIIHCTKGIGIWRQASNDEGEEPDVVMCSAGDIPTLEALAATALLRAEFPDLKIRFVNVVDLFKLQPDTEHPHGLSDRDFDSLFTVDRPVIFNFHGYPWLIHRLAYRRTNHHNLHVRGYKERGNINTPLELAINNQIDRFSLAIDVIDRVPRLRVAGAHAKEKFRNMQIECRNYAHEHGIDRADMADWTWPY
- a CDS encoding HAD family hydrolase; translated protein: MTSHPIVFLVDVDNTLLDNDGLQQDIKQHLEQRFGPACRDRYWTIQEERFARLGYRDYLGALQQYRGEHPNEVEFLSMASFLVDYPFRDRLFPGAFEVLERFQSWGRTVILSDGDVVFQPRKVERSGLSDAVDGHVLIYIHKEQSLDDVSRRYPAAHYVLVDDKLRILTAVKQIWGERVTTIFPRQGQFAREQVVARYPAADLSVDHIGELLDLDLPAYIAGRPLTAC
- the tal gene encoding transaldolase; protein product: MKATQALHDAGQSLWLDNITRDLLTSGTLKRYIDEWSVTGLTSNPTIFDQAVKGSTSYDNAIRDLLKGGKSGEALFFELALEDITAAADLFHPVHERTAGVDGWVSLEVSPLLAYDTKTTLAEAKDLHARAGRHNLFIKIPGTKEGLPAIEEAIFAGVPINVTLLFSREHYLAAAEAYLRGIERRIAAGLNPDVASVASLFISRWDVAVAGKVPAELTNRLGIAVGMQAYKAYCELIATPRYHRVMNAGGRPQRLLMASTGTKDPKASDILYVKVLAAPYTVNTMPEGTLKAFADHGEVGAPIAA